In Euzebya rosea, a single window of DNA contains:
- a CDS encoding monovalent cation/H+ antiporter complex subunit F: MSTIVIGMLALAAVLSALRVLRDGDVADRVIGLDMLLLVVVALVAVDAAGRQSGEHLELPMVVGLLGFLSTVTVAAYLRGGGS; this comes from the coding sequence ATGAGCACGATCGTGATCGGCATGCTGGCCCTGGCCGCGGTGCTGTCGGCCCTTCGCGTCCTGCGCGACGGCGACGTCGCCGACCGTGTCATCGGGCTGGACATGCTCCTGCTCGTGGTCGTGGCCCTGGTGGCCGTCGATGCGGCTGGTCGCCAGTCCGGCGAGCACCTCGAGCTGCCGATGGTGGTGGGGCTGCTCGGCTTCCTGTCCACGGTGACCGTGGCGGCGTACCTTCGCGGTGGTGGCTCGTGA